One genomic window of Azospirillum sp. TSH58 includes the following:
- a CDS encoding ferritin family protein, with protein sequence MKTKVLNGAANVGLFLAHALALEIEAAERYTELADSMEAHNNVEVAKLFRDLATYSGKHAEEVKQIAREFGPLPKVAPWEFQWDATTESPEAAAFENAHYLMKPHHALKMALLSEHQGNNYYASVAAETKDPEVARLAREFAEEEAGHVALVRKWLERYPAPKDDWSDDPDPPNISD encoded by the coding sequence ATGAAGACGAAAGTGCTGAACGGGGCCGCCAACGTCGGCCTGTTCCTCGCCCACGCGCTGGCGCTGGAGATCGAGGCGGCGGAGCGCTACACCGAACTGGCCGACAGCATGGAGGCCCACAACAATGTGGAGGTCGCCAAGCTGTTCCGCGATCTGGCCACCTATTCGGGCAAGCACGCCGAGGAGGTGAAGCAGATCGCCCGCGAGTTCGGCCCGCTGCCGAAGGTCGCCCCCTGGGAGTTCCAGTGGGACGCCACCACCGAATCGCCGGAGGCCGCGGCCTTCGAGAACGCCCACTACCTGATGAAGCCGCACCACGCGCTGAAGATGGCGCTGCTGAGCGAGCATCAGGGCAACAACTACTACGCCTCGGTCGCCGCCGAGACCAAGGACCCGGAGGTCGCCCGCCTCGCCCGCGAGTTCGCGGAGGAGGAGGCCGGCCACGTCGCCCTGGTCCGCAAGTGGCTGGAGCGCTACCCGGCTCCGAAGGATGACTGGTCGGACGATCCCGACCCGCCCAACATCTCCGACTGA
- a CDS encoding YgjV family protein yields the protein MVFLLHYLPSLSLVAVSGLAGLALGVLSTLLQDRRAILTAQAGAGALFVLHFFALGAHTGMLMCALGLVQMAAAYPERRPRWLRVLFALTVPAALAVAAATWQGPMSALSATGFILGTIGRWQGTVGRMRLFFLSSTVVGAGHNALAGSAFGLASDAMTLSGHLLSLWRARPAVRRRSVLALH from the coding sequence ATGGTTTTCCTGTTGCACTACCTGCCGTCCCTGTCGCTGGTCGCGGTGAGCGGGCTTGCCGGTCTGGCGTTGGGCGTCCTGTCCACGCTGCTTCAGGACCGGCGGGCGATCCTGACCGCGCAGGCCGGGGCCGGCGCGCTGTTCGTCCTCCACTTCTTCGCTCTGGGTGCCCATACGGGCATGCTGATGTGCGCGCTCGGCCTCGTGCAGATGGCCGCCGCCTATCCGGAACGGCGCCCGCGCTGGCTGCGCGTGCTGTTCGCCCTGACCGTCCCGGCGGCGCTGGCCGTCGCGGCGGCGACGTGGCAGGGACCGATGTCCGCCCTGTCGGCCACGGGCTTCATTCTTGGCACCATCGGGCGCTGGCAGGGCACGGTCGGGCGGATGCGGCTGTTCTTCCTGTCCTCGACGGTGGTGGGGGCCGGCCACAACGCGCTGGCCGGCTCGGCCTTCGGGCTGGCGTCGGACGCGATGACGCTGTCGGGCCATCTGCTCAGCCTGTGGCGCGCCCGCCCGGCGGTTCGCCGGCGGTCGGTCCTGGCTCTGCATTGA
- a CDS encoding ABC transporter permease, translated as MRRLKRLPVSLLLGGLLTALVVGAALLSLVWTPFPAEQVRVVARLRPPGPVHWLGTDHFGRDVLSMILVGARNSLAVGAAAVALGALLGVPLGLAASAWGRWGDEAVARLGDLLFAFPAVLTAILLTAALGAGAVNVVLALGLFNAAVFARVARGAALAVWRRDFVRAALALGRGPLSVTLVHVLPNIAGVVIVQGTVLFAVAVLNEAALSYLGLGIQPPSPSWGKMLGDAQTFLFTSPLQAIFPGAAIAVTVLGLNLLGDGLRDALDPRHRSAGLL; from the coding sequence ATGAGACGGCTGAAGCGCCTGCCGGTCAGCCTGCTGCTGGGCGGGCTGCTCACCGCGCTGGTCGTGGGGGCGGCGCTGCTGTCGCTGGTCTGGACGCCCTTCCCGGCGGAGCAGGTGCGGGTGGTCGCCCGGCTGCGCCCGCCGGGGCCGGTCCATTGGCTGGGCACCGACCATTTCGGGCGGGACGTGCTGTCGATGATCCTGGTCGGCGCCCGCAACTCGCTGGCCGTCGGGGCGGCGGCGGTGGCGCTGGGCGCCCTGCTGGGCGTGCCGCTGGGGCTGGCCGCCTCCGCCTGGGGGCGCTGGGGGGACGAGGCGGTGGCCCGGCTGGGCGACCTGCTGTTCGCCTTTCCCGCGGTGCTGACGGCGATCCTGCTGACGGCGGCGCTGGGAGCGGGGGCGGTGAACGTCGTGCTGGCGCTGGGCCTGTTCAACGCCGCGGTCTTCGCGCGGGTGGCCCGCGGGGCGGCGCTGGCCGTTTGGCGGCGGGACTTCGTGCGGGCGGCGCTGGCGCTGGGGCGCGGGCCGCTGTCGGTGACGCTGGTGCATGTGCTGCCCAACATCGCCGGGGTGGTGATCGTCCAGGGGACGGTGCTGTTCGCCGTGGCGGTGCTGAACGAGGCGGCGCTGAGCTATCTCGGTCTGGGCATCCAGCCGCCCTCGCCCTCCTGGGGCAAGATGCTGGGCGACGCGCAGACCTTCCTGTTCACCTCCCCCCTCCAGGCGATCTTTCCCGGGGCGGCCATCGCGGTGACGGTGCTGGGGCTGAACCTGCTGGGCGACGGTCTGCGCGACGCGCTGGACCCGCGCCACCGCTCGGCGGGGCTGCTGTAG
- a CDS encoding PA2169 family four-helix-bundle protein has protein sequence MSAHEPAMMGKDQIVDTLNDLIRIVEDSHEAYRQAAEALEDEDLKALFNDLAAQRGAIVREVQRLVAEQGGAPDMGGTVMGGAHRFFLELKTNVLGHDREAILAEVQRGEGECVRAYEEALAKELPLPITAVAVQHLDRIRADRDRMTLLRGGAAA, from the coding sequence ATGTCGGCACATGAACCGGCCATGATGGGAAAAGACCAGATCGTCGACACCCTCAACGATCTGATCCGCATCGTCGAGGACAGCCACGAAGCCTATCGCCAGGCCGCGGAAGCCTTGGAGGACGAGGATCTGAAGGCCCTGTTCAACGATCTGGCCGCCCAGCGCGGCGCCATCGTGCGCGAGGTGCAGCGCCTCGTCGCCGAACAGGGCGGGGCGCCGGACATGGGCGGCACCGTGATGGGCGGCGCGCACCGCTTCTTCCTGGAATTGAAGACCAACGTGCTGGGGCATGACCGCGAGGCGATCCTCGCCGAGGTGCAGCGTGGCGAGGGCGAGTGCGTCCGCGCCTACGAGGAGGCTCTGGCCAAGGAGCTGCCCCTGCCGATCACCGCGGTGGCGGTGCAGCATCTCGACCGCATCCGCGCCGACCGCGACCGCATGACCCTGCTGCGCGGCGGCGCCGCGGCCTGA
- a CDS encoding von Willebrand factor type A domain-containing protein, producing MVLGTVLTACGVTPQVPVSSIRPGSSENLVGYPAAPSVAPAPAARSAGTSFPASEIARSPGRFDTASPNGFVPVTEAPVSTFSADVDTASYAVVRRLLNEGHPIPYPVLRVEEMVNYFHYDYPRPESPAAPFRPTVAVYPSPWTEGARILHIGIRAYDVARKQRPALNLVFLVDVSGSMAPGDRLPLLKQALLMLVDDLRPDDHVAIVSYAANSGVVLEPTAGTDKETIRAAIQGLTAGGLTAGDGGIQAAYALAERNFDKAAVNRVVIGTDGDFNVGIVDPKSLETLIAGKRETGVYLSVLGVGLGNLNDVVMQRLAQAGNGNAAYIDGMQEAKKVLRDELSSTMVPVADNVKFQVEFNPALVGQYRLIGYETRALRREDFNDDRVDAGDVGAGHAVTALYEFLPPGAKGKGVDPLRYEASHKASHKARTTKDAANADEFGFLRLRYTLPGQSQSRLIERPIRKREALASVEAAPAEARFALAVASFAGKLRSAGGGETMSYAQIADLARGARGGDPDGTRAEFIRLVELAGSRAAR from the coding sequence ATGGTGCTGGGCACGGTGTTGACGGCTTGCGGAGTGACGCCACAGGTGCCGGTGTCGTCGATAAGGCCCGGTTCCAGTGAGAATCTGGTTGGATACCCCGCCGCGCCCTCCGTCGCGCCGGCCCCTGCGGCCCGCTCCGCCGGAACTTCCTTTCCCGCTTCGGAGATTGCCAGATCGCCGGGGCGGTTCGACACGGCATCGCCGAACGGATTCGTGCCGGTGACCGAAGCGCCTGTCTCCACCTTTTCCGCCGACGTGGACACGGCGTCCTACGCGGTGGTCCGCCGCCTGCTGAACGAAGGGCACCCCATCCCATACCCCGTCTTGCGGGTGGAGGAGATGGTCAACTATTTCCACTACGATTACCCGCGCCCGGAGTCGCCCGCCGCTCCCTTCCGCCCGACGGTGGCGGTCTATCCATCCCCCTGGACGGAGGGCGCGCGCATCCTGCACATCGGCATCCGCGCCTACGACGTCGCCCGCAAGCAACGACCCGCGCTGAACCTCGTCTTCCTGGTGGATGTGTCCGGCTCCATGGCGCCGGGCGACCGGCTGCCGCTGCTCAAGCAGGCGCTGCTGATGCTGGTGGACGATCTGCGGCCGGATGATCACGTGGCCATCGTCAGCTACGCCGCCAACAGCGGCGTGGTGCTGGAGCCCACCGCCGGAACGGACAAGGAAACCATCCGCGCGGCCATCCAGGGGCTGACGGCGGGCGGCCTCACCGCCGGCGACGGCGGAATCCAGGCGGCCTACGCGCTGGCGGAGAGGAATTTCGACAAGGCGGCGGTCAACCGGGTGGTGATCGGCACCGATGGCGATTTCAACGTGGGGATCGTCGATCCCAAGTCGCTGGAGACGCTGATCGCGGGGAAGCGTGAGACGGGAGTCTACCTGTCGGTCCTCGGCGTCGGGTTGGGCAATCTCAACGATGTGGTGATGCAGCGGCTCGCCCAGGCGGGCAATGGCAACGCCGCCTACATCGACGGCATGCAGGAGGCCAAGAAGGTCCTGCGCGACGAGCTGTCCTCCACCATGGTGCCGGTTGCCGACAATGTGAAGTTCCAGGTCGAGTTCAATCCGGCCCTGGTCGGGCAGTACCGGCTGATCGGCTATGAGACGCGGGCGCTGCGCCGCGAGGATTTCAACGACGACCGGGTGGATGCGGGCGATGTCGGCGCCGGTCATGCGGTGACCGCGCTCTATGAGTTCCTGCCGCCGGGGGCCAAGGGCAAGGGCGTCGATCCGCTGCGCTACGAGGCCAGCCACAAGGCCAGCCACAAGGCCAGGACGACCAAGGATGCGGCAAACGCGGACGAGTTCGGTTTCCTGCGCCTGCGCTACACGCTGCCCGGCCAGTCCCAAAGCCGGCTGATCGAGCGTCCCATCCGCAAGCGCGAAGCTCTGGCCTCCGTCGAGGCCGCTCCCGCCGAGGCCCGTTTCGCCCTGGCGGTGGCGTCCTTCGCCGGGAAGCTGCGCAGCGCGGGGGGCGGCGAGACGATGTCCTACGCGCAGATCGCCGATCTGGCGCGCGGCGCCCGCGGCGGCGACCCCGACGGCACGCGGGCCGAGTTCATCCGCCTCGTCGAACTGGCGGGCAGCCGGGCCGCGCGGTGA
- a CDS encoding DUF1289 domain-containing protein, producing the protein MTLAAENEFVPSPCISVCKLTADRAYCIGCLRTLEEIRGWKHMDADQKRALLADLENRQAAAAE; encoded by the coding sequence ATGACCTTGGCCGCCGAGAACGAGTTCGTCCCGTCCCCCTGCATCAGCGTGTGCAAGCTGACCGCCGACCGCGCCTACTGCATCGGCTGCCTGCGCACGTTGGAGGAGATCCGCGGCTGGAAGCATATGGACGCCGACCAGAAGCGCGCCCTGCTGGCGGATCTGGAGAACCGGCAGGCCGCCGCCGCGGAGTAG
- a CDS encoding ABC transporter permease, with protein MLAFLVRRLLTLALTAWLATLVVFAVLEAIPGDPALVMLGTSAQPEAVAALRAQMGLDRPWPVRYAGWVGGMLGGDFGTSLTYARPVAGLVADRLAITLPLAGLALLLSAGIAIPLGLFAAGRQGRAGDWAVMAFGQMGIAVPGFWFAILLILLFSVRLGWFSAGGFPGWEAGAGPALKALLLPAVALALPEAAILARITRTAALDTLREEYVRTAVAKGLPRRVVLRRHVLPNALIPVATILGLQFSFLVAGAVVVENVFTLPGLGRLLYQAIGQHDLIVVQSVVVLLAVTVVAVNALVDIACAAIDPRPRVTA; from the coding sequence GTGCTCGCCTTCCTGGTGCGCCGTCTGCTCACCCTGGCGCTGACGGCATGGCTGGCCACGCTGGTGGTCTTCGCCGTGCTGGAGGCGATCCCGGGCGACCCCGCCCTGGTGATGCTGGGCACCAGCGCCCAGCCGGAGGCGGTGGCCGCCTTGCGCGCCCAGATGGGGCTCGACCGGCCCTGGCCCGTCCGCTACGCCGGCTGGGTGGGCGGGATGCTGGGCGGGGATTTCGGGACCAGCCTGACCTACGCGCGTCCGGTCGCCGGGCTGGTCGCCGACCGGCTGGCCATCACCCTGCCGCTGGCCGGGCTGGCGCTGCTGCTGTCGGCGGGCATCGCCATCCCGCTGGGCCTGTTCGCCGCCGGGCGGCAGGGGCGGGCCGGGGACTGGGCGGTCATGGCCTTCGGGCAGATGGGCATCGCGGTGCCCGGATTCTGGTTCGCCATCCTGTTGATCCTGCTGTTCTCCGTGCGGCTGGGCTGGTTCTCCGCCGGCGGCTTTCCGGGGTGGGAGGCCGGGGCGGGGCCGGCCTTGAAGGCGCTGCTGCTGCCCGCCGTGGCTCTGGCCCTGCCGGAGGCGGCGATCCTGGCGCGCATCACCCGCACCGCGGCGCTCGACACGCTGCGCGAGGAGTATGTGCGCACGGCGGTCGCCAAGGGCCTGCCGCGCCGGGTGGTGCTGCGGCGCCATGTGCTGCCCAACGCGCTGATCCCCGTCGCCACCATCCTGGGCCTGCAATTCTCCTTCCTTGTCGCCGGGGCCGTGGTGGTCGAGAACGTCTTCACCCTGCCGGGGCTGGGCCGCCTGCTCTATCAGGCCATCGGCCAGCACGACCTGATCGTGGTGCAGAGCGTCGTCGTGCTGCTGGCGGTCACGGTGGTGGCGGTCAACGCGCTGGTCGACATCGCCTGCGCCGCCATCGACCCGCGCCCGCGGGTGACGGCATGA
- a CDS encoding creatininase family protein, whose amino-acid sequence MQLLLSTWAEAEAYLKTSKGIILPIGSTEQHGPNGLIGTDAICAEVVARGVGDATGAMVGPTIPVGMAVHHMDFAGSMTLKPSTLIALLRDYVMSLAEHGFERFFFVNGHGGNVASVRAAFYEIYAENRALRGRQAPELRCTLVNWWENQEIGRLSRELFGGKEGSHATPSEVSLTQYAYPESIKTAAMDPETASPGGFYDARDFRRRHPDGRIGSAPGLASPEHGKRLFETAVEAISRQYGAFMAEA is encoded by the coding sequence GTGCAGCTTCTTCTCAGCACCTGGGCCGAGGCCGAGGCTTACCTGAAGACCTCCAAGGGCATCATCCTGCCCATCGGCTCCACCGAGCAGCATGGGCCGAACGGCCTGATCGGCACCGACGCCATTTGCGCCGAGGTCGTGGCCCGCGGCGTCGGCGACGCCACCGGGGCCATGGTCGGGCCGACCATCCCCGTGGGCATGGCCGTGCACCACATGGACTTCGCCGGCTCCATGACGCTGAAGCCCTCCACCCTGATCGCCCTGCTGCGCGACTATGTGATGTCGCTGGCCGAGCATGGGTTCGAGCGCTTCTTCTTCGTCAACGGCCATGGCGGCAACGTCGCGTCGGTCCGCGCCGCCTTCTACGAGATCTACGCGGAGAACCGCGCCCTGCGCGGCCGGCAGGCGCCGGAACTGCGCTGCACCCTGGTCAACTGGTGGGAGAACCAGGAGATCGGCCGCCTGTCGCGGGAGCTGTTCGGCGGCAAGGAAGGCTCCCACGCCACGCCCAGCGAGGTGTCGCTGACCCAGTACGCCTATCCCGAGTCGATCAAGACGGCGGCGATGGACCCGGAAACCGCCTCGCCCGGCGGCTTCTACGACGCCCGCGACTTCCGGCGCCGCCACCCGGACGGGCGCATCGGCTCCGCCCCCGGCCTCGCCTCGCCGGAGCATGGCAAGCGCCTGTTCGAGACGGCGGTCGAGGCGATTTCCCGCCAGTACGGCGCCTTCATGGCGGAAGCCTGA
- a CDS encoding ferritin-like domain-containing protein: MANTTKDTLIDWLRDAHAMESQAIEMLERQAERIKNYPDVLAKVQEHIEVSNRQADRLKQCLQRLGTDTSAIKTGVAMLIGNAQSLSGVVASDEIVKASIFDYSFEHFEIANYRALIAAAEQAGEPEIARMLQPSLDEELEMAAWLEQRLPQLTKTYLERRETAGTAEAKR; the protein is encoded by the coding sequence GTGGCCAACACCACCAAGGATACCCTGATCGACTGGCTCCGCGACGCCCACGCCATGGAAAGCCAGGCCATCGAGATGCTGGAGCGGCAGGCGGAGCGCATCAAGAATTACCCGGACGTCCTCGCCAAGGTGCAGGAACACATCGAGGTGTCGAACCGGCAGGCCGACCGGCTGAAGCAGTGCCTGCAGCGTCTGGGCACCGACACCTCGGCCATCAAGACCGGCGTCGCCATGCTGATCGGCAACGCCCAGTCGCTGTCCGGCGTCGTGGCGTCCGACGAGATCGTGAAGGCGTCGATCTTCGACTATTCCTTCGAGCATTTCGAGATCGCCAACTACCGCGCCCTGATCGCCGCCGCGGAGCAGGCCGGGGAGCCGGAGATCGCCCGCATGCTCCAGCCGAGCCTGGACGAGGAGCTGGAAATGGCCGCGTGGCTGGAACAGCGCCTGCCGCAGCTCACCAAGACCTATCTGGAGCGCCGGGAAACCGCCGGCACCGCCGAAGCGAAGCGCTGA
- the gpt gene encoding xanthine phosphoribosyltransferase: MPEAVPFNKHFPVSWEELHRNAKALAWRLIDKGPWKGIIAITRGGLVPAAIIARELELRMIDTVCVSSYDHQNQREAMVLKGVEGANAGDGEGWLIIDDLVDTGKTAVIVRKMLPKAHFATVYAKPLGRPLVDTFITEVSQDTWIHFPWDIELQFSQPIAKLHRGA, from the coding sequence GTGCCAGAAGCCGTTCCGTTCAACAAGCACTTCCCGGTGTCGTGGGAGGAGCTTCACCGCAACGCCAAGGCGTTGGCCTGGCGCCTGATCGACAAGGGCCCCTGGAAGGGCATCATCGCCATCACCCGCGGTGGTCTCGTCCCGGCGGCCATCATCGCGCGCGAGCTGGAGCTGCGCATGATCGACACTGTCTGCGTCTCCAGCTACGACCACCAGAACCAGCGCGAGGCGATGGTGCTGAAGGGCGTGGAGGGCGCCAACGCCGGGGACGGTGAAGGCTGGCTGATCATCGACGATCTGGTCGACACCGGCAAAACCGCGGTGATCGTGCGCAAGATGCTGCCCAAGGCGCATTTCGCCACCGTCTACGCCAAGCCGCTGGGCCGCCCGCTGGTCGACACCTTCATCACCGAGGTGAGCCAGGACACCTGGATCCACTTCCCCTGGGACATCGAGCTGCAATTCTCGCAGCCGATCGCCAAGCTGCACCGCGGCGCCTGA
- a CDS encoding 2-oxoacid:ferredoxin oxidoreductase subunit beta encodes MDTHLTDDVVGPLPGDYKSDVKPIWCPGCGDYSVLAGITRAMATMGLERHDTVVVSGIGCSSRIPAYTSVYGYHTVHGRSLAVASGVKLARPELNVLIFGGDGDGFSIGGNHFLHACRRNVDMTYIVMDNQVYGMTKGQASPTTEADWCESKLTPEGPGVNPIQPVALALACGANFVARGFSNNPNEVARLIVEGVRHPGFSVIHILSPCVTFRPEQRNWKSTVHPYGREPTDDPNEAMRAVLEDDGFGLGIFLAGNRRPFQPESAATRSIAQIEEGFAV; translated from the coding sequence ATGGATACCCATCTGACCGACGATGTCGTGGGCCCGCTGCCCGGCGACTACAAGTCCGACGTGAAGCCCATCTGGTGCCCCGGCTGCGGCGACTATTCCGTGCTGGCCGGCATCACCCGCGCCATGGCGACCATGGGGCTGGAGCGCCACGACACCGTCGTGGTGTCGGGCATCGGCTGCTCGTCGCGCATCCCCGCCTACACCAGCGTCTACGGCTACCACACGGTGCACGGCCGCTCGCTGGCCGTGGCGTCCGGCGTGAAGCTGGCCCGGCCGGAGCTGAACGTGCTGATCTTCGGCGGCGACGGCGACGGCTTCTCGATCGGCGGCAACCACTTCCTCCACGCCTGCCGCCGCAACGTCGACATGACCTACATCGTCATGGACAACCAGGTGTACGGCATGACCAAGGGTCAGGCCTCGCCGACCACCGAGGCCGACTGGTGCGAGTCGAAGCTGACTCCGGAAGGGCCGGGCGTCAACCCGATCCAGCCGGTCGCCCTGGCGCTGGCCTGCGGCGCCAACTTCGTCGCCCGCGGCTTCTCCAACAACCCGAACGAGGTCGCCCGCCTCATCGTGGAAGGCGTGCGGCACCCCGGCTTCTCGGTCATCCACATCCTGTCGCCCTGCGTCACCTTCCGCCCCGAGCAGCGCAACTGGAAGAGCACGGTCCATCCCTACGGCCGCGAGCCGACGGACGACCCGAACGAGGCGATGCGCGCCGTCCTTGAGGACGACGGGTTCGGCCTCGGCATCTTCCTCGCCGGCAACCGCCGTCCGTTCCAGCCGGAATCGGCGGCCACCCGCAGCATCGCCCAGATCGAAGAGGGGTTCGCGGTATGA
- a CDS encoding ABC transporter substrate-binding protein — translation MPNRQRRAALAITMGAVLGLAGALAAGPVLAQTATRADLARTDLVVGMRLEPPHLDPTAGAAAAIDEVTYANLFEPLTRIGAEGKVVPGLAEKWEVSADGLTYTFHLRKGAKFHDGTAADSADVKFSLDRARGAESVNAQKGYFAAIAGVEAPDARTVVVTLSRPDGLFLFHMASGDAAIVAPESAGANKQTPVGTGPFKFERWVAGDRVVLVRNPDYDGPKPALERVTFRFISDPAAQVAALKAGDIDSFPQFDTYEALPQFRDDGAFTVMVGTTEGETILGTNNARKPFDDVRVRRAMAHAIDRKTLIDGVLFGNGAAIGSHFPPHRAGYVDLTGLYPYDPDKAKALLAEAGLPDGFETTLRLPPPIYARRSGELIAAMLAEVGIRVKVEPMEWAPWLEKVFKGKDYDLTLIAHTEPLDIDIYGRPDYYFNYQSERFNAVGAELDRTQDNAKRNALYGEQQRILAEDAVNGFLFMLPSATVQKSAVQGMWVNRPIQANDVTGVRWK, via the coding sequence ATGCCGAACCGCCAGAGGCGCGCCGCGCTCGCCATCACCATGGGAGCGGTCCTCGGGCTGGCCGGCGCGCTGGCCGCCGGTCCGGTCCTCGCGCAGACGGCCACCCGCGCCGATCTGGCCCGTACTGACTTGGTGGTCGGGATGCGGCTGGAGCCGCCGCACCTCGACCCCACGGCGGGGGCGGCCGCGGCCATCGACGAGGTGACCTACGCCAACCTGTTCGAGCCGCTGACCCGCATCGGCGCCGAAGGCAAGGTGGTGCCGGGCCTCGCCGAGAAGTGGGAGGTGTCGGCGGACGGGCTGACCTACACCTTCCACCTGCGCAAGGGCGCCAAGTTCCACGACGGCACCGCCGCCGATTCGGCGGACGTGAAGTTCTCGCTGGACCGCGCGCGCGGCGCCGAGTCGGTCAACGCGCAGAAGGGCTACTTCGCCGCCATCGCCGGGGTGGAGGCGCCCGACGCGCGGACCGTGGTGGTCACCCTGTCGCGGCCGGACGGGCTGTTCCTCTTCCACATGGCGTCGGGCGACGCCGCCATCGTCGCCCCGGAATCGGCGGGCGCCAACAAGCAGACCCCGGTCGGCACCGGCCCCTTCAAGTTCGAGCGCTGGGTGGCCGGCGACCGGGTGGTGCTGGTGCGCAACCCCGACTATGACGGGCCGAAGCCGGCGCTGGAGCGCGTCACCTTCCGCTTCATCAGCGACCCGGCGGCCCAGGTCGCCGCGCTGAAGGCCGGCGACATCGACAGCTTCCCGCAGTTCGACACCTACGAGGCGCTGCCCCAGTTCCGCGACGACGGGGCCTTCACCGTCATGGTCGGCACGACGGAGGGGGAGACGATCCTCGGCACCAACAACGCCCGCAAGCCCTTCGACGACGTCCGGGTGCGCCGGGCCATGGCCCACGCCATCGACCGCAAGACGCTGATCGACGGGGTGCTGTTCGGCAACGGGGCGGCCATCGGCAGCCACTTCCCGCCGCACCGCGCCGGCTATGTCGACCTGACCGGCCTCTACCCCTACGACCCGGACAAGGCCAAGGCGCTGCTCGCCGAGGCCGGCCTTCCCGACGGGTTCGAGACGACGCTGCGCCTGCCGCCGCCGATCTACGCCCGCCGCTCCGGCGAGTTGATCGCCGCCATGCTGGCCGAGGTCGGCATCCGCGTGAAGGTCGAGCCGATGGAATGGGCGCCGTGGCTGGAGAAGGTGTTCAAGGGCAAGGATTACGACCTGACCCTGATCGCTCACACGGAGCCGCTCGACATCGACATCTACGGGCGCCCCGACTACTACTTCAACTACCAGAGCGAGCGCTTCAACGCCGTGGGGGCGGAGCTGGACCGCACGCAGGACAATGCCAAGCGCAACGCCCTTTACGGCGAGCAGCAGCGCATCCTGGCCGAGGACGCGGTGAACGGCTTCCTCTTCATGCTGCCCTCGGCCACCGTGCAGAAGTCGGCGGTGCAGGGCATGTGGGTCAACCGCCCGATCCAGGCCAACGACGTGACGGGCGTCCGGTGGAAGTGA